Proteins found in one Methanospirillum hungatei JF-1 genomic segment:
- a CDS encoding S8 family peptidase: MNFSEKNILYAGIGISILLCLLIPSVCAGPSDNWFPDNRWIQQISGQNYQNTIQISEEHAPDRLIVRYKPESMKSQSAMMSVQAMAHAEAGSRVVRDLSTSGVVGMQVVQVTGTSLTRAMEIYETNPDVLYVEPDYRISLSPIEKTGTSAPIQAQSFRAAGTGWPNDPGYSQLWGLENTGQTPFYGKTGADIKAPLAWGATTGSSSVVIALIDTGVDYSHPDLSSNIWQNPGEYSNGADDDGNGYIDDIRGWNFVSKNNDPMDDNGHGTHCAGTMAAVGNNGIGVTGVSWNTKIMPLKFLDSKGSGYTSDAISAILYATQKGVPIISCSFSGPGESLALKEAIDSSSALFICAAGNAGANSDITPQYPAAYPSSQIISVAASTYHDTLATFSNYGTSSVDLAAPGVSIYSTTKAGGYSYLNGTSMAVPYVTGTAALLKARNPSISTPQMKSKILGSCDVLASLSGKVATGGRLNAAKALDVSIPTPTPTITPVPTVTHTPTPSPTPTFTPVPTVTRTPTPSPTPTFTQIPTVTRTPTPSPTPTFTPVPTVTRTPTPSPTPTFTPSPTQGPVPPCGVYKKDIQSGFLRQGQAAVYGYYIPVDGRSKIEWSLTVRGTCGAGQGIATAAKTGGLKDNNNACAGSSVFDLYVCRDCNPQNSRCYANYYAYGPNAYTSITKPASGSTYFVMIYARSGNGIYDLQMNSYKCTGNTPIIVASAEQGMQMAGTDSGASPASIPVPTAEFV, translated from the coding sequence ATGAATTTTTCAGAAAAAAATATCCTATATGCAGGAATTGGAATAAGTATCCTGCTGTGTCTCCTGATACCATCGGTATGTGCAGGACCGTCTGATAACTGGTTCCCTGACAATCGATGGATCCAGCAAATTTCAGGTCAGAATTATCAGAATACCATCCAGATATCTGAAGAACATGCACCTGACCGGCTTATTGTCCGGTATAAACCAGAATCGATGAAAAGCCAGTCTGCCATGATGTCGGTACAGGCGATGGCACATGCAGAGGCAGGATCCCGGGTAGTTCGTGATCTCAGCACAAGCGGGGTTGTGGGGATGCAGGTCGTACAGGTGACTGGAACGAGCCTTACACGTGCCATGGAGATCTATGAAACAAATCCTGATGTCCTGTACGTGGAGCCCGATTACCGGATATCACTTAGTCCGATTGAAAAAACCGGGACATCTGCTCCAATTCAGGCCCAGAGTTTTCGTGCAGCAGGAACGGGGTGGCCAAATGATCCTGGATATTCCCAGCTCTGGGGTCTTGAAAATACCGGTCAAACTCCCTTTTATGGAAAAACAGGGGCAGATATCAAGGCTCCTTTAGCCTGGGGGGCAACAACCGGATCATCATCGGTTGTGATAGCGCTCATTGATACCGGCGTTGATTATTCCCACCCGGATCTTTCTTCTAATATCTGGCAAAACCCGGGTGAGTATTCAAACGGGGCTGATGATGATGGAAATGGGTATATTGACGATATCAGGGGCTGGAATTTTGTCTCAAAAAATAATGACCCTATGGATGATAACGGACATGGAACACATTGTGCCGGGACCATGGCAGCCGTCGGGAACAATGGAATCGGCGTGACTGGTGTTAGCTGGAATACAAAGATCATGCCATTGAAGTTCCTTGACTCCAAGGGGTCCGGGTATACATCCGATGCTATTTCAGCAATCCTCTATGCAACCCAGAAGGGAGTCCCCATCATCTCCTGTTCATTCAGCGGTCCGGGAGAGTCCCTTGCCCTCAAAGAAGCGATAGATTCCTCTTCTGCACTCTTTATCTGTGCAGCGGGGAATGCTGGTGCAAATTCTGACATTACTCCCCAGTACCCGGCTGCATATCCAAGTTCGCAGATAATCTCCGTTGCAGCCTCTACCTATCATGACACTCTGGCTACGTTCTCCAATTACGGAACGAGTTCAGTTGATCTTGCCGCTCCGGGAGTCAGCATCTACAGTACGACAAAAGCCGGAGGGTATTCTTATCTGAACGGTACGTCGATGGCTGTTCCCTATGTCACCGGAACAGCCGCCCTGCTCAAAGCCAGAAATCCCTCAATCTCTACACCACAGATGAAGAGTAAGATTCTGGGTTCATGCGATGTTCTTGCATCCCTTTCAGGAAAAGTTGCGACAGGCGGGAGGCTAAATGCGGCAAAAGCGCTTGATGTGTCCATTCCTACGCCGACTCCGACAATCACTCCTGTTCCCACGGTAACCCATACTCCAACTCCAAGCCCGACTCCGACATTTACTCCTGTTCCTACGGTGACCCGCACTCCAACTCCCAGTCCGACTCCGACATTTACCCAGATTCCTACGGTGACCCGTACTCCAACTCCAAGCCCTACTCCGACATTTACCCCGGTTCCTACGGTGACCCGCACTCCAACTCCCAGTCCGACTCCAACGTTCACTCCTTCACCAACACAAGGGCCGGTCCCTCCGTGCGGCGTTTATAAAAAAGATATCCAGTCTGGTTTTCTCAGGCAGGGACAAGCAGCAGTGTACGGTTACTATATTCCGGTTGATGGACGGTCAAAGATTGAGTGGTCATTAACAGTCCGTGGAACATGTGGTGCTGGTCAGGGGATTGCAACCGCAGCAAAAACAGGAGGATTGAAGGATAATAACAATGCATGTGCCGGTTCATCAGTATTTGATCTGTATGTGTGCAGGGATTGTAATCCGCAGAATTCACGGTGTTATGCTAATTATTATGCCTATGGGCCGAATGCATACACCTCCATAACAAAGCCGGCGTCTGGTTCAACGTACTTTGTGATGATCTATGCCAGATCCGGAAATGGTATATATGACCTGCAGATGAACAGTTACAAATGTACAGGGAATACTCCCATTATTGTAGCCTCTGCTGAACAGGGGATGCAGATGGCCGGAACTGACAGTGGGGCATCTCCTGCTTCCATCCCGGTCCCGACAGCCGAGTTTGTGTAG